From one Amaranthus tricolor cultivar Red isolate AtriRed21 chromosome 17, ASM2621246v1, whole genome shotgun sequence genomic stretch:
- the LOC130804645 gene encoding uncharacterized protein At2g39795, mitochondrial, whose product MASFFRASRKWLLSPFRLSWNFTHHLRVLEFPTQMQTYSSVPKVRSPFDSNIIRILRNEVQYQTEYAPPHEPPASFKFFSVEDCPGEVYVRLRRNFGEKEEIKVEATMFDGCVSVPKTGDYADKEDIHFHISLLIDISKGEGTDGLGFLCSAWPDYLEIMKVYNFRESKLQPKAYMGPNIRTLDPKLQKALHEYLEARGVNDELAVFLHEYMVNKDQTELLKWLENVKSFVEL is encoded by the exons ATGGCTTCCTTTTTCAGAGCATCCCGAAAATGGCTTCTTTCTCCATTTCGTCTCTCCTGGAACTTTACTCATCATCTACGCGTACTCGAATTCCCGACTCAAATGCAGACTTACTCTTCAGTACCGAAGGTCCGATCACCGTTTGATTCCAATATTATCCGAATTCTTCGCAATGAGGTTCAATATCAGACTGAATATGCTCCTCCGCACGAG CCTCCTGCAAGTTTCAAATTCTTTTCTGTTGAAGATTGCCCGGGTGAGGTATATGTAAGACTTCGACGCAATTTTGGTGAGAAAGAGGAGATCAAAGTTGAGGCTACAATGTTTGATGGTTGTGTATCTGTACCTAAAACTGGGGATTATGCTGACAAAGAAGACATTCATTTTCATATAAGCTTGCTTATTGACATATCGAAGGGAGAGGGAACTGATGGATTAGGATTTTTGTGCTCTGCTTGGCCAGATTACTTGGAGATAATGAAAGTCTACAACTTTCGTGAGAGCAAATTGCAGCCTAAAGCCTACATGGGACCTAATATAAG AACCTTGGACCCCAAGCTCCAGAAGGCACTTCATGAATATTTGGAAGCAAGGGGAGTGAATGATGAACTTGCTGTTTTCTTGCATGAGTATATGGTCAACAAGGATCAAACCGAActcttgaaatggttagaaaatGTCAAGTCTTTTGTTGAACTGTAG
- the LOC130804646 gene encoding deSI-like protein At4g17486 has protein sequence MLCRMVPKKKKTGIVPVYLNVYDLTPINGYAYWLGLGVYHSGVQVHDIEYAFGAHEHSASGVFEVEPKQCPGFTYRKSILIGRTDLDAKEVHTLIEKLSKEYFGNTYNLISKNCNHFCNDLCIRLTGKPIPSWVNRLARLGLLCKCVLPAALNESKVRHIRAENKNRGDVDKKKLRSQSSRFDPSNSNSSTLSDCSTSSASRSRRQRRCVPPSSSVICAYPPPEAVS, from the exons ATGTTGTGTAGAATGGTaccaaagaagaagaaaactgGTATAGTACCAGTTTACTTGAATGTGTATGATCTTACTCCCATTAATGGCTATGCTTATTGGCTTGGTCTTGGTGTTTACCATTCTGGTGTTCAAG TTCATGACATCGAGTATGCTTTTGgcgctcatgaacattccgcAAGTGGAGTATTTGAAGTAGAACCCAAGCAGTGCCCGGGCTTCACATACCGAAAATCAATCTTGATAGGGAGAACAGACTTGGATGCTAAGGAAGTTCATACATTGATAGAGAAACTTTCGAAAGAGTACTTTGGCAATACTTATAATCTCATTAGCAAAAACTGTAACCACTTCTGCAATGATTTATGTATACGCTTGACTGGAAAGCCGATTCCAAGCTGGGTCAATCGACTAGCTCGACTAG GTTTATTGTGCAAGTGCGTTCTTCCAGCAGCTTTGAATGAATCAAAGGTTCGCCATATTAGAGCTGAAAATAAGAACCGAGGTGATGTagataaaaaaaagttgagAAGCCAATCGAGTAGGTTTGATCCGTCGAATTCTAATTCATCTACATTATCGGATTGTTCCACAAGTTCTGCCAGCCGAAGTAGAAGGCAGAGACGGTGTGTTCCTCCATCGTCTTCTGTGATTTGTGCTTACCCTCCACCCGAAGCTGTTTCATAG